The Candidatus Methylomirabilota bacterium DNA segment AGACCCGGAAGGGAGCAACGGTAAGGCGTTTCACTCGTGTGCCGTGGGAGTACCTGACCGGAGCCGGCTCCTCTTGGAGATCGCGGGACGGGCGGTTCGATGGCGGGTGCACGGTCTTGGTCAATTGGTTCCGGGGGGGAGCGAGCGCCGCTCCTCCCCCGGGCCCCCCCACCGCTTCGATCGCCCGCGTGCGCGCGGCGGCGGTGCTGTGACGTATCAAGTCTTGGCGCGGAAGTGGCGGCCGCAGGTGTTTGCGGCCGTTGTGGGGCAGGATCCGGTGACGCGCACGCTGCAGAACGCGCTGGCGTCGGGCCGCGTGGCGCATGCGTACCTCTTCACGGGCCCTCGCGGCGTCGGCAAGACCACGACGGCGCGGCTCCTGGCCAAGGCGCTGTCGTGCACGAATCGCACCGGGCCCGAGGCTTGCGGCGCCTGTCCCTCCTGCCTAGACTTCGTCTCAGGCGCGCCCATGGATGTGATGGAGATCGACGCCGCGTCCAACACTGGCGTCGACGACATCCGTACGCTCCGAGAGAACGTCAAGTATGCGCCGGCCCGCGGGCGCTTCAAGATCTACATCGTGGACGAAGTCCACATGCTCTCCGGCCCGGCGTTCAACGCCTTCCTCAAGACGCTGGAGGAGCCGCCGGCCCACGTGGTCTTCGTGCTGGCCACCACCGATCCGCGCAAGATCCCGGCGACCGTGCTCTCGCGCTGCCAGCGCTTCGACTTCCGGCCCATCCCCCCTGAGCAGCTGACGGCGACGCTGACGGAGATCCTGACGAAGGAAGGCATCCGATTCGAGCTCGGCGCGCTGCCGCTTCTCGTGCGCGCGGCCGAAGGCAGTCTGCGGGACGCGCTGTCGCTCCTCGACACGGCCATCGCCTACGGCGGAGGCACGCTCGACGAGTCGAGCGTGGCGCGTCTTCTCGGCTCCTCCGCGCCCGTCCACGTGCGCGGCTTCCTGGCCGCGCTCCTGACGCGCGACGGCGCCGGGGCGCTCGAGGCTATCGACCGTGCCGCGCGCGACGGGGAAGACCTCGCCTGGCTTTGCCGCGAGGTGGTGGAAGCGGCGCGCCGGGCCCTCGTCATCAAGGTCTCCCCCGACGCGCCGTTCGCCGATCTCACGGCAGCCGAGCGCGCCGCGCTCGCGGCTACCGCCGAACCGGTCAGCGCCGACGAGCTGATCTATCTCCTGCGCGCCTTCATGGAGGCCGACGCCGAGATGCGGCGCTCGCCGCATCCGCGGGTCGAGCTCGAGATCGCCGCCGTGCGCGCCGCGCGCCGGCCCCAGCCCCAGGCCATCGAGGCGCTGATCGCGAAAGTGGACGAGGCCGTCACCCGGCTCCGGGGCATGCCCGCCGCGCGGCCCGTGGCGACCCAGCCGGGCCTGCTCGATGCGCAGGCGCCGCGCGCCGCCGTGCCGCCGCCGCTCGCAGGCGCGAGCGCGCGCGCGTCCGCGGAGCGCGCGACCATTGAGCGCACCGCGGGGCCGCCGCCGGAAGCGCCGGCGGTGCCCGCGGCGGATCTCCCCGCGGCGGATCTCGAAGACGGATGGGCCCGCGCGGTGGAAGAAATTCTGAAGAAGAAGGCGCTCCTGGGCTCGGTCGTTCAACACGGCGTGCCGCTGAAGCTTGAGGGCCCCGTGCTGACCATCGGGCTCGTCGCGAGTCCCTTCCATCGCGAGATGCTGAACGACCGCGCCAACAAGGAGATCATCACGCACGCCGTTCAGCAGCACATTCCCGGAGCCCGGCGCGTCGAGATCGCGGCGGAGACCGCGGGGGCCGGCGCCGCCCTCAACCACCCGGCCGTCCAGGCGGTCGTTGCCATGTTCCAGGGCGAGGTCGTGGCGGTCAGGCCCCGCGCGCCCGAGGAGAAGGAGACCCAGTGAAAGGCTTTGGCAACATCATGAAGGAAGCGCAGAAGCTGCAGCAGCAGATGGAGGCGCTGCAGGCGGAAGCCGCGAAGAAGAAGGTCCAGGCGACGGCCGGCGGCGGCATGGTCACGGTTGAGGCGAACGGCAAGCAGGAAATCCTCTCGATTAAGATCGATCGCGAGGTCATCAACCCCGAGGACGCGCAGATGCTCGAGGACCTCGTGCTGGCGGCCTGCAACGAGGCGCTCAGGCAGTCGCGCGAGTTGGTCCAGGCCGAGATGAGCAAGCTGACCGCCGGGCTCAAGATCCCCGGCTTGGGAACGTAGCGCTTTGAGATCAAATCGGTGGGGGGGTCGGGGGGAGGAGCGGCGGTCGCTCCCCCCCAGTCGCTAACAATGGCCTATTACCCGGAGCCGGTGGCGCGTCTCATCGAAGCGCTCCAGCGGCTGCCCGGCATCGGACCCAAGACCGCCCAGCGGCTGACCTTCTTCCTCCTGAAGCGCCCGGCCGACGAAGTGCAGACGCTCGCCGAGTCGCTGACCCAGCTCAAGGCGCTGATCGTCCACTGCCGCATCTGCTTCAACGTCACCGAGGAAGACCCCTGCCGCATTTGCAGCGACCCGCGGCGCGACCAGCGGATCTTCTGTGTCGTCGAGGAGCCCAACGACCTTCTCGCCCTCGAGCGCACAGGCGAGTTCCGGGGGCGCTACCACGTCCTTCTCGGCGCGCTGTCTCCGCTCGACGGCATCGGGCCCGAGGACCTGCGGGTGCGCGAGCTTCTGTTCCGGCTCGAGACGCCGGGCGTGGAGGAGGTCATCCTCGCGACCAACCCGAGCGTCGAGGGCGAGGCCACGGCCATCTACCTGGCCAAGCTCTTGAAACCCCTCGGCATGCGCATCACGCGCATCGCGCGCGGGCTGCCGGTCGGCGGCGATCTCGAGTACGCCGACGAAGTGACGTTGTCCAAAGCGCTCGAGGGCCGCCGCGAAGTCGGGTAGGGCGCTTGGCGGCGAGGCAAGCGTGTGATACAAAAGACTTTGTAGCGGTTCTGCACTCGGCGTTCCCCGATAGCTCAATGGTAGAGCACCCGGCTGTTAACCGGGGGGTTGCTGGTTCGAGTCCAGCTCGGGGAGCCACTTTTTCTGCGAGGACGGACACGATGAAGCTCAAGAAGGGCTTCCGGCAGCTGGTCGACGAGGCGAAGTCCAGGATCACGACGCTGAGCCTCGAGGAGACGCGCGCGCGACACGCCAAGGGCGATGCGGTTTTCGTAGACCTACGAGACGTCCGCGAGCTGGAACGGGAGGGCATGATCCCCGGAGCGTTTCACTGCCCGCGCGGCATGCTGGAGTTCTGGATCGACCCGGAGAGCCCGTACCATAAGGACATCTTCGGGTCCGGCAAGAGCTTCATCTTCTACTGCAACGGCGCCTGGCGGTCGGCGCTCGGCACTGACACCGCGCAGCAGATGGGCCTCGAGCCCGTCTACGAGATGGACGGCGGCTTCGCCGCGTGGAAGAAGGCCGGGTTCCCTGTCGCGGAGCGCTCCAGCAAGAAGCCGGCCTGAGCGGAACCCTGCGCACCGGCGGCGAGTGGGTCGTCGAAGTTCTCCGCGCCCAGGGCGTCCGCCACGTCTTTGGTCTCCCCGGCGTCCACAACCTCGCCATCTACGACGCGCTGATCCGCCAGCACGACATCGCCCACATCCTCTCCCGTCACGAGCAGGGCGCGGGCTTCATGGCCGACGGCTACGCGCGGTCCTCGGGCAGGCCCGGAGTGGTCGTCGTCACCACCGGCCCAGGCGCGACCAACGTGCTGACACCCCTCGTGGAATCGTTTGCGGATGGCCAGCCCATCCTGGTCCTCATGTCCGATATTCCGGCGGCGCTGATCGGCAAGGGCCTGGGCGCGCTCCACGAGGTGTCCAATCAGATCGACTGCTTTAAGCCCGTCTGCTCGTGGGCCGAGACGATCTACGACGCGCGGGAGATCCCGGCCGCCGTCGAGCGCGCCTTCCATCTCTTCCGCACGGGGCGGCAGCGGCCCATCGCGCTCTCGCTGCCGACCGATCTGCTTGTCGCGAAGACCGAGGGCCGGCGCGAGGCGTTCAGCGACAGGCCGCCGGCGTGCGACCCGCGGCTCGTTGACGATGCAGCACGGCGCCTGAGCGAGGCGAAGCGGCCGCTCATCGTGGCCGGCGGCGGCGTCATCTCCTCCGGGGCTTCCGCGGAGCTTGCCGCGCTGGCGCGCCGCCTCGGCGCTCCCGTCGTCACGTCGGTGATGGGGCGCGGCGCCATCCCGGAGACCGACCCGCTCTGGCTTGGTGTCCTCCCCAACTACCGGTCCACACAGGCCGCGCTGGAGAGGACCGACGTCGTCCTGGCCGTCGGCTGTCGCTTCGCCCACCGGTCTACCAAGGGCCTCATGCTCAAGCTCGACTTCAAGCCCGAGCAAACGCTGATTCACCTCGACATCGATCCGTCCGTCATCGGCCTTATGCACCGCGCGAACATCGCGATCGTCGGGGATGCGCGGAACGGACTGAGCGGGCTTCTGGCCGCGCTCGGCAAAGGCCCCGCCGCGACAGACTGGGACGCGGCGTGGATCCGTTCCCAGCGGGAGACCCGCTGGCCTCGCTACACCGAGACGGTGGACCGCCTCCTGACGATGCTCCGTCAGGCGCTTCCGCCCGAGGGCATCGTCGTCAACGACCAATGCGGGCTCAACTACTGGATGGAGTGGCACTTCCCCGTGCTCGAGCCCCGGACCTTCCTCTACCCCGTCGGCTCGGCCACTCTCGGTTACGGAGTGCCCGCGGCCATCGGCGCGAAAGTCGCGCATCCGGACCGGCCGGTGCTGGCGGTGCTGGGCGACGGCGGCTTCATGTTTTCCGTGAACGAGCTGGCGACAGCGGTGAAGTACGGGCTCGGCATCGTCTTCCTCGTGCTCAACGATGAGCGATACGGCGCCATCAAGTACCTCCAGGAAGGCATTTTCGGGAAATATGGCGAGGTGGATCTCGCCAACCCCGACTTCCCCGCCATGGCCCGAGCCTTCGGCGCCGAGGGCTTGCGGGTGGAGAGCCTCGACGATCTGCCGAAGGCGCTCGGCCGGGCGCTCAGCCATGCCGGCCCGACGCTCCTCGAGGTGCCGATCGCGGTCGATCCCCCCTGGGAAGTGTAGGGGTATAATCCGCGCATGGTCGTTTTGGACGCCGCGCGCAAGCAGGCCCTTCGCCGCGAGCTAAGCGCCCTCCTGGGCAAGGGATCCGTGCTGTCCGAGCCGGAGGAGCTTCTCGTCTACGAGTCCGACGGGCTCGTGCTCTTCCGGGCCCTCGCCGACTTCGTCGTCTTCCCGACGTCAACCGAGCAGGTCGCCGCCGTGGTGAAGCTCGCCAACCGGGAAAGCCTGCCCTTCGTGGCCCGCGGCGCGGGGACGGGGCTGTCGGGCGGATGCCTCCCGGCCGAAGGCGGCCTCGTGATCTCGCTGATGAGGATGAACCGCGTCCTCGAGGTGGACTACGACAACCAGATCGCCGTCGTCGAGCCCGGGCTCGTCAACCTGCACCTCTCCTGGGCCGTCGGGCCCAAGGGCTTCTACTTCGCGCCGGATCCCTCGAGCCAGCAGGCTTGCACCGTCGGCGGCAACATCGCCAACAACTCGGGCGGCCCGCACACGCTCAAGTACGGCGTGACGGTCAATCACGTGCTGGGTCTCGAAGTCGTGCTGCCCGACGGCGAGATCATGTGGCTCGGCGGCAGGACCCGCGAGGCGCAGGGCTACGACATGGCGGGGCTCTTCGTCGGCTCCGAGGGCACGTTCGGCATCGCGACCAAGATCGTCGTGCGCATCCTCAAGCAGCCGCAGGCGGTCAAGACCGTGCTGGCCGTCTTCGACTCGATCGAGCAGGCCTCCAAGGCGGTCTCCGCCGTGATCGCGCGGGGACTCATTCCCGCGGCGATGGAGATGATCGACCAGCTGACCATCGGGGCCGTCGAGGACGCCTTCGGCTGCGGCTACCCGCGGGACGCCGCCGCCGCGCTCTTGATCGAGCTCGACGGGCTCCGCGAGGGGATGGAGGCGCAGGCCGAGCGCGTGATGGCCGCGTGCCGCGACTGCGGCGCGCGCGACGTGCGCGCGGCGCGCGACGAGGCCGAGCGCCAGCTGCTCTGGAAGGGGCGCAAGAGCGCGTTCGGCGCCTACGGCCACATCTCGCCCGCCTACATGGTCATGGACGGTGTCATTCCCCGCACGCGGCTACCCGAAGTGCTCCGGCGCGTCAACGAGATCGTGGCGTCGTACGGGCTCCGCGTGGGCAACGTCTTCCACGCGGGCGACGGCAACCTCCACCCGAACATCCTCTACGACCCGCGCGTTCCCGGCGAAGAGGCGCGCGTGGTGGCGGCGGGCGGCGAGATCCTGAAGGTCTGCGCGGACGTGGGCGGCTCCATCTCGGGCGAGCATGGCATCGGTCTCGAGAAGGTGGACTATATGTCCCTCATCTTCTCCGAGGCCGATCTCGACTACATGGGGCGCCTCCGCGATGCCTTCAACCCGCGCAACCTCTGCAACCCCGGCAAGATCTTCCCGTCGCGCAAGGCCTGCGGCGAGAGCGGGCCCGCCTACCGCCCGCATCCCATCGAAGAGAAGGGCCTCGCCCAGCGCTTCTAGCGGGGCAGGGACGACGCCAGTGCCTGCCTCTCCCCTCGACGCGCTTCGCGGTATTGTCGGCCCCGCACACGTGCTCACCGGTGTGGACTGCGGTCCGTATGTCGTCGACGGCCGCACGCCTGAAGCCGTCGCGCTCCCCGGGTCCAAGGACGAAGTCGCGGCCGTCCTCCTCGCCGCCGCCGAGGCGGAGCTGCCCGTGACGCCGTGGGGCGGCGGGACCAAGATGGGCATCGGCAACCCGCCCCAGCGCTTGGGCCTCGTGCTCGCGCTGAAGCGGCTCAACCGCCTCCTCGAGCACGAGCCGGGCGATCTGACCGCGACCGTTGAGGCAGGGATAACCCTGGGCGCGCTCCAGCGCGAGCTCGGCGGGCGCGGCCAGTGGATCTCCCTTGACCCTGCCCACGCCGACGAAGCGACGCTCGGCGGCATTCTCTCGAGCAATGCGGCTGGTCCGCGTCGTCACTTGTACGGATCGTGCCGCGATCTCCTCATCGGCGTGACCGTGGTCACGGCAGCGGGCGCGCTCGTCAAGGGCGGCGGCAAGGTGGTCAAGAACGTTGCCGGCTACGACCTGCCCAAGCTCTTCATCGGCGCGTTCGGGACGCTCGGCGTGGTGGTCGAGGCGACGGTGAAGCTCCGGCCTCGCCCCGACGCCGATCGGCTGGTGGTCGCGCGCTTCGCTCAGCTCAAGGAGGCGGGCGCGGCTGCTCGCGCTGTCATGGGCTCGGACCTCCTGCCCTCGGCCCTCGATCTTGTGGACGGCGAGACGCTCCGCGCGCTGGCGTTGGGCGGCCCAGACGGCGCGGCGCTCCTGATCGGCGTGGACGGGATTCCCGAGCAGGTCGCGTGGCAGTGCGCCGAGGTCGAGCACCTCCTGCGCCCGCAGGGATTGGCGGACGCCCGCGTGCTCGACGGGGACGCCCGCGATGCGGCCTGGCGCGCGCGCGGCGGGCTCGGACGCGGCGCCTTTGCCGAGACGGCGGCGGTGATGAAATGGGTCGTCCTGCCCGCCCAGGTCGCCGATGTCATGGAGCAGGGGGCCGCCGTCGCCCAGCGCGCGGGGCTCATCGCGGCGCTGGCGGCTCACGCGGGAGTAGGCGTCGTGGAGGCCGTGCTGGCGGGCGCGAGAGCCGGCGACGCGACGGCGATCGCGGGCGTGTTGACAGAATGGCGGGCGCTTGTCCGCGCGGCGGGCGGCCAGGCGCTGGTCGAGTCGGCGCCGCTCGCCGTCAAGGAGCGCGTGCCGGTCTGGGACGACCCGGGCCCGGCGCTCCGCATCATGCAGCGGATCAAGTCCCAGTTCGACCCGGCAGGTCTTTTGAATCCCGGCCGCTTCGTCGGAGGCATCTAGGTCATGGCTCACGAGGGGATAACGCTCGCGTCACCACCGGCCGGGCCGTTGACGCTCCACGGCCACGACGTCGAGGGCGTCAACCGCTGCGTCCATTGCGGCCTCTGCCTCGCCTACTGTCCGACCTTCTCCATCCTCGGCACCGAGATGGACTCGCCGCGCGGCCGGATCTTCCTCGTCAAGGCGCTCGCCGAGGGACGGCTCGCCCTAAGCGACCCGACGGTCTTGCACCTCGACCTCTGCCTCGGCTGCCGCGCCTGCGAGACCGTCTGTCCCTCGGCCGTGCCCTATGGCCAGTTGATCGAGGCCGCGCGCGCCGAGATCGAGCGCCAGCGGCCGGGCGGGCCGCTGCGGCGCCTGTTCCGCTGGCTGAACTTCGCGGTCCTGCTGCCGAACCCGCGGCTCCTGGGCCTCGCCGCGGCGGGGCTGCGCTTCTACCAGGTCAGCGGGGTTCAGCGTCTCGTGCGCGCGCTGGGCCTGCTCAAGCTCCTGCCGTCACCACTCGGGGAGTGGGAGCCGCTCCTGCCCGTGCTCCCGCCGGCCGCCGAGCGAGCGCCGCTTCCCGCTCTCACGCCTGCTGCGGGCACGAAGCGCGCTCGCGTGGGACTCTTGACCGGCTGCATCCAGCAGGTCGCCTTCGGCTCGCAGAACCGCGCGACGGCGCGCGTGCTGGCAAAGAACGGCGCGGAGGTCGTCGCGCCGTTGGAGCAGGCCTGCTGCGGCGCGCTTCACGCGCACGCGGGCGAGCACGACCTCGCCGTGACTCTCGCCAAGCGCGCCATCGAGGTCTTCGAGGCCGCGAAGGTCGACTGCGTCGTCGTCAACACGTCGGGGTGCGGAGCCCACATGAAGGACTACGGGACCCTTCTAGCCGATGATCCCGCCTGGCGCGAGCGGGCCCGGCACTTCGCCTCGCGCGTCCGCGATCTCTCCGAGTTCCTCGTTGAGGAGCCGCTGCGCGGGCCACTGGGAACCGTGAAGAAGACCGTGACGTATCACGACCCCTGTCACATCGTCCACGGCCAGAAGATCTCGAAGCCTCCGCGCGCGCTGCTGGCCCAGATCCCCGGGCTCACCGTGGTGCCGCTCAAGGAAGCGGACTGGTGCTGCGGCTCGGCGGGCACCTACAACCTAAGCCAGCCCGAGATGGCGCGGAGGCTCCAGGAGCGCAAGGTAGCGCACATCCGCGCGACGGGGGCGGAGGCCGTGGTCACGGCCAATCCCGGCTGCATCATCCAGATCGTCCAGGGGCTCGACGCCGCGGGCGCGCACGTCAAGGTGCTCCACTTGGTCGAGATCCTCGACGAGTCCTACCGGAACGCCCCTCACCCCGACCCTCTCCCCAGAGGGGAGAGGGAGCCTTCGAACCCCTCTCCCCCACCGGGGGAGCTTTCGCATCCCTCTTCCCCAGAGCGGGGAGCCATTCCAAATCCCTCTCCCCCATCGGGGGAGAGGGTAGGGTGAGGGGGCGATGGCCCGTGTCAAGGTCCTCGACCTCGCCGCCCTGCCCGACGGCGGCGTCGAGCTGGTCGTCGCGGACGGCGTGGACGTGGCGCTCTTCCGCCGCGGCGACGAGATCTTCGCCCTCGGCAACGAGTGCGCCCACAAGGGCGGCAATCTCTGCGACGGCCGCGTCGAGGGCGACATCGTCACCTGCCCGCTCCACGGCTGGGAGTTCGATCTTCGCTCGGGCGTCTGCATGACGATCCCGGGCGAGTCCGTGCTGCGCTTCGTGGTGAGCGTGGAGGATGGCGTCATCTTTCTCGAGGAGCCCGCATGAAGGACGCCGTCCCGCAGGAGCACAAGAGCCACGCCCCGGCCTCGGTCGGCTGCTTCGTGCTGACCATCTCGGACTCCAAGACGTCCGAGACCGACACGAGCGGGGCGCTGATCCGGGAGCTTCTGAGCGCCGCGGGCCACCGCGTCACGGGCCACGCCATCGTCAAGGACGACCCGGAGCAGATGGCGGCGGTCATCCGCTCGGGCTGCGCCGCGCCGTCGGTCGAGGCCTTCATCCTCACGGGAGGCACGGGGATCACGAGCCGCGACTCGACGTACGAGGCGATCGAGGCGCTCCTCGACAAGCGGCTCGCGGGCTTCGGCGAGCTCTTCCGCATGCTCTCCTTCCAGGAGATCGGCGCGGCGGCGATGCTCTCGCGCGCGCAGGGCGGCGTGGTCCAGGGGCGCGTCCTCTTCTCCCTGCCGGGCTCGCCCAACGCCTGCCGGCTCGCGCTGGAGAAGCTCATCATCCCGGAATTGCCGCACCTGATCCGCGAGGTCAGGCGCTAGCATCACGCGGTATACTGGCGGGCAGTCTCTCGTGACGCGGTACGACCGACACTTGACCCACGGAGGAGTGGCAATGGCAAGGCACGCGACGCGAATCCTGATGGCGCTTCTGGTCTGCGCGGTATTGACCGGCCCCGGAGCGGCCCAGACGGCGCCCTCGGGCCCGCTCTGGAGCGACAGCGGCGGCGCTCAGGTGCCTGCCGAGATCGCCCGCCTCAACGATCACATGAGCGGCCTCGCTGAGAGGCTTAAGCCCGCCCTGGTCCAGGTGCGCGTGCGCCGCGCCGCCGAACCCCAGACCGAGGGTGAGGCGCCGGGGTCGCCCGAAGAGCGGCGCAGCTCGGGCTCCGGCTTCCTGATCCGCCAGGACGGTTACCTCATCACGAACGAGCACGTCGTGGCCGATGCCGACATCATTCAGGTAAAGCTGGCCGACGGCCGCCGCTTCGTAGGCCGGCTCGTGGGCAAGGACGAGCGCGTGGACCTGGCGCTGGTCAAGATCGAGGCGACCGGCCTGCCAGTGGCGCCGCTCGGCGACTCGAACCGGCTCCGCGTGGGCGAATTCGTCTTGGCACTCGGCCACCCCTTCGGCCTCGAGCAGACGGTGTCCTTAGGCATCGTCAGCAGAAAGGGCGCGCCGCTCCAGGTGGCCACGCCGGGTTTCGACTTCATCCAGACCGACGCCGCCGTCAACCCTGGGAACTCGGGCGGGCCGCTCGTCAACATGGCGGGCGAGGTCGTGGGCATCAACAGCATGGCCGCGCGGAACGGCACCATCGGCTTTGCCATCCCGATCAACATCGTCAAGGGCCTCCTGCCCCAGCTGGCGTCCAAGGGCAAGGTCGAGTGGGGCTGGCTCGGCGTCGGCATCGCGGAGATCGGCGACGAGGACGTGCCGAAGTACCAGTTGAAGGAGCAGCGCGGCGTGCTGATCCGCCACGTGGTCGCGGGCCAGCCGGCCGACAAGGGCGGTGTGAAGGCCGATGACGTGATCCTCGCCGTGGACGGTGCGCAGATCGAAGGCCCGCGGGATCTCCAGCGCATCATCTCAACCACGCCGGTCGGCCGCGCCGTCAAGCTGTACGTCATGCGCGCCGGCAAGGAGCAGGAGCTCGAGGTGACCATCGGCCCGTACCAGGCCGCCGCGTCGCGCCCGCAGCCGCGCCGCGCGCCAGTGGTGCCGCATGGGCCCGAGGGGCCCGCGCCCAAGCCGCCGGCTCCCGCTCCGAAGTGATCACACGCCGCGCAGCCTCGCGTTAGCCGCGCCATGCGCGCCGTCCTTCTCGGCACGGGCTCGCCGCCTCCGAACCCCAAGCGCCGCGGCCCGGCGACCTTGCTCGCGTTGGGCGACGAGAAGTTCCTCGTGGATGCGGGCTCGGGAGTGGGCATCCAGCTCGTCCAGGCGGGCGTGCGCCCGTACGACTGGCCGCGCGTGCTCATCACGCATCACCACTCCGACCACATGATCGATCTCGGCCATTTGCTGATCACGCGCTGGATCGTGGGGCAGAACGCGCCCTTCGAGGTCTGGGGCCCGGCCGGGACGAAACGGCAGATGGACAAGCTCCTCGACTTCCTCGACTGGGACATCGAGATCCGGCGCGCCCACATGATCAAGCGCGAGCGGCCACGGGTAGCCGTGACGGAGATCGAGGAGGGGAAGATCCTCGAGGCGGGCGGCGTGACGGTGAGCGCCTTCAGCGTCGACCACGACCCCGTCAAGCCCGCCTTCGGCTACCGCTTCGAGGGCGGCGGCAGGAGCGTCGTGGTCTCGGGCGACACGCGGCCGTCGGAGAACCTGATCCGCTGGAGCCTGGGCGTGGACTGTTTGATCCACGAATGCTGCGAGATGACGAAGACCTCCTGGGTTCCCGGCTGCGGCTGGCCGACCCTAGAGGAGAAGATCAAGGACCTCGCCTCCTACCACACCCAGCCCGAGGACATCGGCCGCGTGGCCAAGGCCGCGAACCCCGGCAAGCTCGTCATCACCCACATGATGCCGGCCTCGGTGCCGGCCGAGCTCGAGGCGGCGGCCAAGCGCCACTACGCAGGCCCCGTCACCGTCGGCGAAGATCTCCTGGAGGTCTGACCCCTCACTCCGCCCGGAGTGCCGCCAGCGTAGCGCGCGCCCAGTCGCTGTCCAGCGCGGGCGCGGGCGCGTAGGTCAACCCGCCGGTGATGCGCGCGCCCTCTTCACCCTCCGCGGCCGCGTCTTCGAGCACGTCCTCCACGACCAGGTCAAAGCGCGCCAGCTCGCCGGCCATCAGCGGGGCGCCGGCGGCGCGGCACTTCACGTACATCGTGACGTCCGGCTCGACGATGAGGAGCGTCGCCGCGCCTCGCGCCTCGAGATTGCGTCGCGTGCTGCTTCGCGCGCCGACGGCGACGCGGATGGTGGTCGCGTTGACGGCCAGGAGCTCGAGATAGGAGCAGAACATCGGGTGCGGGCGGCCGCGGTCGTCCACCGTCAGGAGCGGTACTCCCCGGCCGAGAAGGCGCGGCAGGTCCTTCTGGGAGAGCCGCTTCTCTAG contains these protein-coding regions:
- a CDS encoding heterodisulfide reductase-related iron-sulfur binding cluster; its protein translation is MAHEGITLASPPAGPLTLHGHDVEGVNRCVHCGLCLAYCPTFSILGTEMDSPRGRIFLVKALAEGRLALSDPTVLHLDLCLGCRACETVCPSAVPYGQLIEAARAEIERQRPGGPLRRLFRWLNFAVLLPNPRLLGLAAAGLRFYQVSGVQRLVRALGLLKLLPSPLGEWEPLLPVLPPAAERAPLPALTPAAGTKRARVGLLTGCIQQVAFGSQNRATARVLAKNGAEVVAPLEQACCGALHAHAGEHDLAVTLAKRAIEVFEAAKVDCVVVNTSGCGAHMKDYGTLLADDPAWRERARHFASRVRDLSEFLVEEPLRGPLGTVKKTVTYHDPCHIVHGQKISKPPRALLAQIPGLTVVPLKEADWCCGSAGTYNLSQPEMARRLQERKVAHIRATGAEAVVTANPGCIIQIVQGLDAAGAHVKVLHLVEILDESYRNAPHPDPLPRGEREPSNPSPPPGELSHPSSPERGAIPNPSPPSGERVG
- a CDS encoding Rieske (2Fe-2S) protein — translated: MARVKVLDLAALPDGGVELVVADGVDVALFRRGDEIFALGNECAHKGGNLCDGRVEGDIVTCPLHGWEFDLRSGVCMTIPGESVLRFVVSVEDGVIFLEEPA
- a CDS encoding molybdenum cofactor biosynthesis protein B, yielding MKDAVPQEHKSHAPASVGCFVLTISDSKTSETDTSGALIRELLSAAGHRVTGHAIVKDDPEQMAAVIRSGCAAPSVEAFILTGGTGITSRDSTYEAIEALLDKRLAGFGELFRMLSFQEIGAAAMLSRAQGGVVQGRVLFSLPGSPNACRLALEKLIIPELPHLIREVRR
- a CDS encoding trypsin-like peptidase domain-containing protein is translated as MARHATRILMALLVCAVLTGPGAAQTAPSGPLWSDSGGAQVPAEIARLNDHMSGLAERLKPALVQVRVRRAAEPQTEGEAPGSPEERRSSGSGFLIRQDGYLITNEHVVADADIIQVKLADGRRFVGRLVGKDERVDLALVKIEATGLPVAPLGDSNRLRVGEFVLALGHPFGLEQTVSLGIVSRKGAPLQVATPGFDFIQTDAAVNPGNSGGPLVNMAGEVVGINSMAARNGTIGFAIPINIVKGLLPQLASKGKVEWGWLGVGIAEIGDEDVPKYQLKEQRGVLIRHVVAGQPADKGGVKADDVILAVDGAQIEGPRDLQRIISTTPVGRAVKLYVMRAGKEQELEVTIGPYQAAASRPQPRRAPVVPHGPEGPAPKPPAPAPK
- a CDS encoding MBL fold metallo-hydrolase, whose amino-acid sequence is MRAVLLGTGSPPPNPKRRGPATLLALGDEKFLVDAGSGVGIQLVQAGVRPYDWPRVLITHHHSDHMIDLGHLLITRWIVGQNAPFEVWGPAGTKRQMDKLLDFLDWDIEIRRAHMIKRERPRVAVTEIEEGKILEAGGVTVSAFSVDHDPVKPAFGYRFEGGGRSVVVSGDTRPSENLIRWSLGVDCLIHECCEMTKTSWVPGCGWPTLEEKIKDLASYHTQPEDIGRVAKAANPGKLVITHMMPASVPAELEAAAKRHYAGPVTVGEDLLEV
- a CDS encoding pyridoxamine 5'-phosphate oxidase family protein, whose protein sequence is MSRSLGAALPPALEKRLSQKDLPRLLGRGVPLLTVDDRGRPHPMFCSYLELLAVNATTIRVAVGARSSTRRNLEARGAATLLIVEPDVTMYVKCRAAGAPLMAGELARFDLVVEDVLEDAAAEGEEGARITGGLTYAPAPALDSDWARATLAALRAE